From a single Streptomyces sp. NBC_00377 genomic region:
- a CDS encoding beta-galactosidase — MISTLQSRMLRGADGDPAPRLAYGADYNPEQWPRDVWEEDVRLMREAGVTVVSVGIFSWARIQPGPDTWDFGWLDEVMDLLHAGGIGVDLATATASPPPWLTTAHPEILPVTANGETLWPGARQHWRPTSPVFREHALRLVREIADRYKDHPALVAWHVSNELGCHNVYDFSDDAARAFRVWLRARYGSLDALNHAWGTAFWSQRYSDWEQILPPRLAASHPNPTQQLDFKRFSSDALKDHLVAEREILREITPGIPVTTNFMVMGGTKGMNYPDWADEIDFVSNDHYVHPGPQDRDELSFSANLVSGIASGRPWFLMEHSTSAVNWQPVNVAKRPGDLARDSLLHVAHGADAVCFFQWRQSAAGAEKYHSAMVPHAGEDSDLFRAVADLGATLKALAPVAGSERETAAVGILYDWDSWWASEQDSHPTALLDYRQEALDWYSALLALGVRADLVTTRADLSRHQVLIAPVLHVVPAELAKELTRYAEQGGHLVTTYFSGVVDENDHIWLGGYPGALRELLGIRIEEFGPLLAGESVELDDATSGSLWTDRITVTDGDTEVLAHYRTGVHAGRPAVTRRPTGGGSASYVSTRLGVDGLRSLLPRLLDPAGVSSELPSDVRGSVELTVRRGAEGRFLFLVNRTDGTVPVTGLDGEVLIGTGGAQGGLVLGPREVAVLRQPAG; from the coding sequence ATGATCTCCACCCTCCAGTCCCGCATGCTGCGCGGGGCGGACGGTGACCCCGCCCCGCGTCTGGCGTACGGCGCCGACTACAACCCCGAGCAGTGGCCCCGGGACGTGTGGGAGGAGGACGTCCGGCTGATGCGGGAGGCCGGTGTCACCGTCGTCTCCGTGGGGATCTTCTCCTGGGCCCGTATCCAGCCGGGCCCGGACACCTGGGACTTCGGCTGGCTCGACGAGGTCATGGACCTGCTCCACGCGGGCGGGATCGGCGTCGACCTGGCCACCGCCACCGCGTCCCCGCCGCCCTGGCTCACCACCGCCCACCCGGAGATCCTGCCGGTCACGGCGAACGGCGAGACGCTCTGGCCGGGCGCCCGCCAGCACTGGCGGCCCACCTCGCCCGTCTTCCGCGAGCACGCCCTGCGTCTGGTCCGGGAGATCGCCGACCGGTACAAGGACCATCCGGCCCTGGTCGCCTGGCACGTCTCCAACGAGCTCGGCTGCCACAACGTCTACGACTTCTCCGACGACGCGGCCCGCGCCTTCCGGGTGTGGCTGCGCGCCCGCTACGGATCGCTCGACGCCCTGAACCACGCCTGGGGGACGGCGTTCTGGTCGCAGCGCTACAGCGACTGGGAGCAGATCCTGCCGCCGCGGCTGGCCGCCTCGCACCCCAACCCCACCCAGCAGCTCGACTTCAAGCGGTTCTCCTCGGACGCGCTGAAGGACCATCTCGTCGCGGAACGGGAGATCCTGCGGGAGATCACGCCCGGGATACCGGTCACCACCAACTTCATGGTGATGGGCGGCACCAAGGGCATGAACTACCCGGACTGGGCCGACGAGATCGACTTCGTCTCCAACGACCACTACGTCCACCCCGGCCCGCAGGACCGCGACGAGCTGTCCTTCTCCGCGAACCTCGTCAGCGGCATCGCGAGCGGCCGGCCCTGGTTCCTGATGGAGCACTCCACCAGCGCCGTCAACTGGCAGCCCGTCAACGTGGCGAAGCGGCCCGGGGACCTGGCCCGCGACTCGCTGCTGCATGTGGCGCACGGCGCCGACGCGGTGTGCTTCTTCCAGTGGCGGCAGTCGGCGGCCGGCGCCGAGAAGTACCACTCGGCGATGGTCCCGCACGCCGGAGAGGACAGCGACCTGTTCCGCGCGGTGGCCGACCTCGGCGCCACCCTCAAGGCCCTTGCCCCGGTGGCCGGTTCCGAGCGGGAGACGGCCGCCGTCGGCATCCTCTACGACTGGGACTCGTGGTGGGCCAGCGAGCAGGACTCGCACCCCACCGCCCTGCTGGACTACCGGCAGGAGGCGCTCGACTGGTACTCGGCGCTGCTCGCCCTCGGCGTCCGCGCCGACCTCGTCACCACCCGCGCCGACCTCTCCCGGCACCAGGTGCTCATCGCGCCCGTGCTGCACGTCGTGCCGGCCGAGCTCGCGAAGGAGCTCACGCGCTACGCCGAGCAGGGCGGCCACCTCGTCACCACGTACTTCTCCGGGGTCGTCGACGAGAACGACCACATCTGGCTCGGCGGCTACCCGGGCGCCCTGCGGGAACTGCTCGGCATCCGCATCGAGGAGTTCGGTCCGCTGCTCGCCGGGGAGTCCGTGGAACTGGACGACGCCACCTCGGGCAGCCTGTGGACCGACCGGATCACCGTCACCGACGGAGACACCGAGGTGCTGGCGCACTACCGCACCGGTGTGCACGCCGGACGCCCCGCCGTCACCCGGCGCCCGACCGGAGGCGGTTCGGCCTCCTATGTCTCCACCCGGCTGGGCGTCGACGGGCTCCGCTCGCTGCTGCCCCGGCTGCTGGACCCGGCCGGGGTCAGCAGTGAACTCCCCTCGGACGTCCGGGGATCGGTCGAACTGACCGTCCGGCGCGGCGCCGAAGGCCGTTTCCTGTTCCTGGTCAACCGGACCGACGGCACGGTGCCGGTGACCGGACTCGACGGCGAGGTGCTGATCGGCACCGGCGGCGCGCAGGGCGGCCTCGTCCTCGGGCCGCGGGAGGTCGCCGTGCTGCGACAGCCCGCCGGCTGA
- a CDS encoding RICIN domain-containing protein, producing the protein MARRTRSRRTLGAAALTALATGAALLSVPVQAHADAAVTVTPDPSYAHDEFEGWGTSLVWFANATGDYPPAVREKLADLLFGDDGLALNIARYNIGGGNAPDVKDYLRAGGAVEGWWKAPAGTTRTDTDWWSADDEADWNEDADANQRWWVERIKKDIDHWETFSNSPPWFMTVSGYVSGGFDANADQLKTDSVDDFAAYLAGATKRLEKSEHIKVDTIDPFNEPNTGYWGTRLGADGQPTGGRQEGAHIGPALQQKVLAALPSALTKAKVKADISAMDETNPSIFATNWNSYSQASKDAVGQMNVHTYGTGQRTTVRDLAKAADKPLWMSEVEGDWGDGQSFTDMRPGLGLAQQMVNDLRELEPKAWVFWQPVEDYGNMKPGGESAKGGNWGSIQLPFSCTAADTLQSCPIFTNTKFDTARNFTHFIQPGDQLIKVDDTSSAAAVTKNGKGASLVHVNSTTAPRTVTIDLSKFGTIKDNARVTPTVTSADGKLQQQASFRVVDGKATYTVPAQSVTSFAIKGVSGVAENAGPFTAGHSYTLTGVQSGKAVTVKANGSNLAIGSANGTVAQRWQLDARYGETGNRQRYVLANPAEGKRLAVRDNVPVVEPDTGVRDPATEWILSTTGDGTWTLVNVATGRLLEVGGQATNEGAAVTTWQANSGSNQRWRVTDVTP; encoded by the coding sequence ATGGCACGCCGTACCCGCAGCAGACGGACCCTCGGGGCCGCCGCACTCACCGCCCTGGCCACCGGGGCCGCGCTGCTCAGCGTCCCCGTGCAGGCGCACGCCGATGCCGCCGTCACCGTGACGCCGGACCCGTCGTACGCCCACGACGAGTTCGAGGGCTGGGGCACCAGTCTGGTCTGGTTCGCCAACGCGACCGGCGACTACCCGCCGGCCGTCCGCGAGAAGCTCGCGGACCTGCTGTTCGGTGACGACGGTCTCGCGCTGAACATCGCCCGCTACAACATAGGCGGCGGCAACGCCCCGGACGTCAAGGACTATCTGCGGGCGGGCGGCGCGGTCGAGGGCTGGTGGAAGGCGCCCGCGGGCACCACCCGTACCGACACCGACTGGTGGAGCGCCGACGACGAGGCGGACTGGAACGAGGACGCCGACGCCAATCAGCGGTGGTGGGTGGAGCGCATCAAGAAGGACATCGACCACTGGGAGACGTTCAGCAACTCGCCGCCGTGGTTCATGACCGTCAGCGGCTACGTCTCCGGCGGCTTCGACGCCAACGCCGACCAGCTGAAGACGGACTCGGTCGACGACTTCGCCGCGTACCTCGCGGGCGCGACCAAGCGGCTCGAGAAGTCCGAGCACATCAAGGTCGACACGATCGACCCGTTCAACGAGCCCAACACCGGCTACTGGGGCACACGTCTGGGTGCGGACGGACAGCCCACGGGCGGTCGCCAGGAGGGCGCCCACATCGGGCCCGCGCTCCAGCAGAAGGTGCTCGCCGCGCTTCCCTCCGCGCTGACGAAGGCGAAGGTCAAGGCGGACATCTCGGCGATGGACGAGACCAACCCGTCCATCTTCGCGACGAACTGGAACTCGTACTCGCAGGCGTCCAAGGACGCCGTCGGGCAGATGAACGTCCACACCTACGGCACCGGGCAGCGCACGACCGTGCGCGACCTCGCCAAGGCGGCCGACAAGCCGCTGTGGATGAGCGAGGTCGAGGGCGACTGGGGTGACGGGCAGAGCTTCACGGACATGCGTCCGGGCCTCGGCCTCGCCCAGCAGATGGTGAACGACCTGCGTGAACTGGAGCCCAAGGCCTGGGTGTTCTGGCAGCCGGTCGAGGACTACGGCAACATGAAGCCGGGCGGCGAGTCCGCCAAGGGCGGCAACTGGGGCTCCATCCAGCTCCCGTTCAGCTGCACCGCGGCGGACACCCTCCAGTCGTGCCCGATCTTCACGAACACCAAGTTCGACACGGCGCGTAACTTCACGCACTTCATCCAGCCCGGCGACCAGCTGATCAAGGTGGACGACACGTCGAGTGCCGCCGCCGTGACGAAGAACGGCAAGGGCGCCTCGCTGGTCCACGTCAACTCCACCACCGCGCCCCGCACGGTCACCATCGACCTGTCGAAGTTCGGCACGATCAAGGACAACGCGAGGGTCACGCCGACCGTGACGAGCGCCGACGGCAAGCTTCAGCAGCAGGCTTCCTTCAGGGTCGTCGACGGCAAGGCCACCTACACCGTCCCCGCCCAGTCCGTGACCTCCTTCGCCATCAAGGGTGTCTCGGGCGTCGCGGAGAACGCGGGTCCGTTCACCGCCGGCCACTCCTACACGCTGACCGGCGTGCAGAGCGGGAAGGCCGTCACCGTCAAGGCCAACGGCTCCAACCTGGCGATCGGTTCCGCCAACGGCACCGTCGCGCAGCGGTGGCAGCTGGACGCCCGGTACGGCGAGACCGGCAACCGGCAGCGTTACGTCCTCGCCAACCCGGCCGAGGGCAAGCGCCTCGCCGTCCGCGACAACGTCCCGGTGGTCGAGCCCGACACCGGTGTGCGTGACCCCGCCACCGAGTGGATCCTGTCGACCACCGGTGACGGCACGTGGACCCTGGTCAACGTGGCCACCGGACGGCTCCTCGAGGTCGGCGGCCAGGCCACGAACGAAGGCGCGGCCGTCACCACCTGGCAGGCCAACTCCGGCTCCAACCAGCGCTGGAGGGTCACGGACGTGACTCCGTGA
- a CDS encoding STM4011 family radical SAM protein, translating into MDLTLLYRGPLASCDYDCPYCPFAKRRDSGAQLRADRAALERFTRWAASRTDDSLSLLFTPWGEGLVRSWYRRALADLSRLPHIRRVAIQTNLSCRTDWLAEADPRTLALWCTFHPGQTPYDRFLAKCRELSDRGVRFSVGVVGLPEHLDAARRLRVDLPPHVYLWINAAEGYTYEDAEADRWTAVDPLFPYSRHPHTSAGLPCRTGESVISVDGEGTVRRCHFVRAELGNLYDGSYRDALRPRPCPLAVCDCHIGYVHLETLPLYDVFAGGVLERIPAPAPASAPALAQHPARIATIAMRAGAAEQQGLTESRP; encoded by the coding sequence ATGGATCTGACGCTGCTCTACCGCGGTCCGCTCGCCTCCTGCGACTACGACTGCCCCTACTGCCCGTTCGCCAAGCGGCGCGACAGCGGGGCGCAACTGCGCGCCGACCGGGCCGCGCTCGAACGCTTCACACGGTGGGCCGCGTCCCGGACCGACGACAGCCTCTCGCTGCTGTTCACCCCCTGGGGCGAGGGCCTGGTCCGTTCCTGGTACCGGCGCGCCCTCGCCGACCTGTCCCGCCTCCCGCACATCCGCCGCGTCGCCATCCAGACCAACCTCAGCTGCCGCACCGACTGGCTCGCCGAGGCCGACCCGCGAACCCTGGCCCTGTGGTGCACGTTCCACCCCGGCCAGACCCCCTACGACCGCTTCCTCGCAAAGTGCCGCGAACTGTCGGACCGTGGCGTCCGCTTCAGCGTCGGCGTCGTCGGCCTGCCCGAGCACCTCGACGCGGCCCGCCGGCTGCGCGTGGACCTGCCCCCGCACGTCTACCTGTGGATCAACGCCGCCGAGGGGTACACCTACGAGGACGCCGAAGCCGACCGGTGGACCGCCGTCGACCCGCTCTTCCCGTACAGCCGGCACCCGCACACCAGCGCGGGCCTGCCCTGCCGCACCGGCGAGTCCGTGATCTCGGTCGACGGCGAGGGCACCGTGCGCCGCTGCCACTTCGTCCGCGCCGAACTGGGCAACCTCTACGACGGCTCGTACCGCGACGCCCTGCGCCCACGCCCCTGCCCGCTCGCCGTCTGCGACTGCCACATCGGCTACGTCCACCTCGAGACGCTGCCGCTGTACGACGTCTTCGCGGGCGGGGTCCTGGAACGCATCCCGGCACCCGCGCCCGCATCCGCTCCAGCCCTCGCACAGCACCCCGCCCGCATCGCGACGATCGCGATGCGGGCGGGGGCAGCGGAGCAGCAGGGCCTCACGGAGTCACGTCCGTGA